From a region of the Bradyrhizobium diazoefficiens genome:
- a CDS encoding RidA family protein, with the protein MSIQRFETGPRMSQVVVHGNTVYLAGVVANKAAGESVTKQTQDILATIDGHLAKAGTDKSKLLSATIYITDMKTFAEMNAVWDAWVSPGNTPARATVEARLAAPQYTVEIMVTAAK; encoded by the coding sequence ATGAGCATTCAGCGTTTTGAAACCGGCCCGCGCATGAGCCAGGTCGTCGTGCACGGCAACACCGTCTATCTCGCCGGTGTCGTCGCGAACAAAGCCGCCGGCGAAAGCGTGACGAAGCAGACCCAGGACATCCTGGCGACCATCGACGGCCATCTCGCCAAGGCCGGCACCGACAAGTCGAAGCTGCTTTCGGCAACGATCTACATCACCGACATGAAGACCTTCGCCGAGATGAATGCGGTGTGGGACGCCTGGGTTTCGCCCGGCAACACCCCGGCGCGCGCCACCGTCGAAGCCAGGCTGGCGGCGCCGCAATATACCGTCGAGATCATGGTCACGGCGGCAAAGTAA
- a CDS encoding nuclear transport factor 2 family protein: MTDHVTIARRYIELWNERTAGRRRELLSQNWTTDASYVDPLMKGDGQDGIEALIAGVQQRFPDFKFRLIGEPNGYGDHVRFSWGLGPDGTDSPIKGTDFAVLKDGRIRSVTGFLDQVPAGV; this comes from the coding sequence ATGACCGACCACGTCACCATCGCCCGCCGTTACATCGAGCTCTGGAACGAGCGCACGGCCGGCCGGCGCCGCGAACTGCTCAGCCAAAACTGGACGACGGATGCGAGCTATGTCGATCCCTTGATGAAAGGCGACGGCCAGGACGGCATCGAGGCGCTGATCGCAGGCGTGCAGCAGCGTTTTCCCGATTTCAAATTCAGGCTGATCGGCGAGCCCAACGGCTACGGCGACCACGTCCGCTTCTCGTGGGGACTTGGTCCCGATGGCACCGACAGTCCGATCAAGGGCACTGATTTTGCCGTGCTGAAGGACGGCCGCATCAGAAGCGTGACCGGATTTCTGGATCAGGTGCCGGCTGGAGTGTAA
- a CDS encoding ligase-associated DNA damage response DEXH box helicase, whose protein sequence is MPPRILQTSVEPAAPLPARFQAWFAARGWSPRAHQLALLEKAREDSSALLIAPTGAGKTLAGFLPTLVELSSSPSPLAGLGRGGEWPQAPLVELPSRRSAAADLVRKGEGGNKLVSTGRSVHRTGGLHTLYISPLKALAVDIARNLERPIAEMGLPIKVETRTGDTPVSRRQRQRRYPPDVLLTTPEQLALLLSSDDAPFLFSSLKRVVLDELHALVTSKRGDLLSLGLARLWRLAPQMRAIGLSATVAEPDQLARVLVPQPEGKEAAADIVVAGGAAPPLVEMLDTRERLPWAGHSARHALPEIYELIKANKTTLVFVNTRSQAEMLFQNLWSMNDDGLAIALHHGSLDVAQRRKVEDAMSAGRLRGVVCTSSLDLGVDWGDVDLVVNIGAPKGSSRLMQRIGRANHRLDEASRAVLVPANRFEVLECRVAIDAIAENAQDTPPLRTGALDVLAQHVLGCACGEPFLSAELYAEVRTAAPYADLSRQDFDDVVDFVASGGYALKSYERFARIKQDKEGRWRVANPKVRQSYRMNVGTIVEDDMLKVRLVRWRGGGQGKAGGSTGVIARGGRLLGEIEEAFIEGLSPGDTFVFSGEVVRYETLVEDQVYVSRAHDKDPKVPSYMGGKFPLSTYLAERVRRLLDDGRAWGALPEQVRDWLSQQKDVSRVPAVRELLVESFPRANKHYLVCYPFEGRLAHQTLGMLLTRRLERARARPLGFVANEYAVAIWGLGDLSFMIRDGRIDLNALFDPDMLGDDLEAWLAESALMKRTFRNCAIISGLIARRHTGEEKSRRQVLFSTDLVYDVLQKHQADHVLLRAARADAATGLLDLRRLSDMLMRIHGRITHRELDRVSPLAVPVMLEIGRESVYGEAADELLAEAADELVKEAMG, encoded by the coding sequence GTGCCGCCTCGTATCCTCCAAACATCGGTCGAGCCGGCCGCGCCGCTGCCCGCCCGCTTCCAGGCGTGGTTCGCAGCCCGCGGCTGGTCGCCGCGCGCGCATCAATTGGCGCTGCTGGAGAAGGCGCGCGAAGACAGCTCCGCCCTGCTGATCGCACCGACCGGCGCCGGCAAGACGCTGGCGGGATTTCTGCCGACGCTGGTGGAGTTGTCGTCTTCTCCATCCCCCCTTGCGGGGCTGGGTCGGGGAGGGGAGTGGCCACAAGCACCGCTCGTGGAGCTACCCTCCCGGCGGTCTGCGGCTGCCGACCTCGTCCGCAAGGGGGAAGGCGGCAACAAGCTCGTCTCCACCGGCCGCAGCGTGCATCGTACCGGCGGCCTGCACACGCTGTACATTTCGCCGCTCAAGGCGCTCGCCGTCGACATTGCGCGCAATCTGGAGCGGCCGATCGCGGAGATGGGCTTGCCGATCAAGGTCGAGACCCGCACCGGCGACACGCCGGTGTCGCGGCGTCAGCGGCAGCGGCGCTATCCGCCGGACGTATTGCTGACGACGCCCGAGCAGCTTGCGCTGCTGCTGTCCTCCGACGACGCGCCGTTCCTGTTTTCCTCCTTGAAGCGCGTCGTGCTCGACGAGCTGCACGCACTGGTGACGTCCAAGCGCGGCGATCTGCTCTCGCTCGGGCTGGCGCGGCTATGGCGCCTCGCGCCGCAGATGCGCGCGATCGGCTTGTCGGCGACCGTAGCCGAGCCGGATCAGCTCGCGCGCGTCCTGGTGCCGCAGCCCGAGGGCAAGGAAGCAGCCGCCGATATCGTCGTCGCCGGCGGTGCCGCGCCGCCGCTGGTCGAGATGCTTGACACGCGCGAGCGATTGCCGTGGGCCGGCCACAGTGCGCGCCACGCGCTCCCTGAGATTTACGAGCTGATCAAGGCGAACAAGACCACGCTTGTCTTCGTCAACACCCGCAGCCAGGCCGAGATGCTGTTCCAGAATCTCTGGAGCATGAACGATGACGGCCTCGCCATCGCGTTGCATCACGGCTCGCTCGACGTCGCCCAACGCCGCAAGGTCGAGGACGCGATGTCGGCGGGCCGGCTGCGCGGTGTGGTCTGCACCTCCTCGCTCGACCTCGGCGTCGACTGGGGCGATGTCGATCTTGTCGTCAATATCGGCGCGCCCAAGGGATCTTCGCGCCTGATGCAGCGCATCGGCCGCGCCAACCACCGCCTCGACGAGGCCTCGCGCGCGGTGCTGGTGCCGGCCAACCGTTTCGAAGTCCTGGAGTGCCGCGTGGCAATCGACGCAATCGCCGAGAACGCGCAGGATACGCCGCCCTTGCGCACCGGCGCACTCGACGTGCTGGCCCAGCATGTGCTCGGCTGTGCCTGCGGCGAGCCGTTCCTCTCTGCTGAACTTTATGCCGAGGTTCGTACCGCTGCGCCTTACGCCGACCTGTCGCGGCAGGATTTCGACGACGTCGTCGATTTCGTCGCCTCCGGCGGCTACGCGCTGAAGTCCTATGAGCGCTTCGCCCGCATCAAGCAGGACAAGGAGGGCCGCTGGCGCGTCGCCAATCCCAAGGTGCGGCAGAGCTATCGGATGAATGTCGGCACCATTGTCGAAGACGATATGCTGAAGGTGCGGCTAGTGCGCTGGCGCGGCGGCGGCCAGGGAAAAGCAGGCGGATCGACCGGCGTGATCGCGCGGGGCGGCAGGTTGCTCGGTGAGATCGAGGAAGCCTTCATCGAAGGCTTGAGCCCCGGCGATACCTTCGTGTTCTCAGGCGAGGTGGTGCGCTACGAGACGCTGGTCGAGGACCAGGTCTATGTCTCGCGCGCGCATGACAAGGACCCGAAGGTGCCCTCCTATATGGGCGGCAAGTTTCCGCTCTCGACCTACCTTGCCGAACGTGTGCGCCGGCTACTCGATGACGGGCGCGCGTGGGGCGCCTTGCCGGAGCAGGTGCGCGACTGGCTGTCGCAGCAGAAGGACGTCTCGCGCGTGCCGGCGGTGCGCGAGCTCCTGGTCGAAAGCTTTCCGCGCGCCAACAAGCATTATCTGGTCTGCTACCCCTTCGAGGGGCGTCTTGCGCATCAGACCCTGGGCATGCTGCTGACGCGCCGGCTGGAGCGCGCCCGCGCGCGGCCGCTCGGCTTCGTCGCCAACGAATATGCGGTGGCGATCTGGGGGCTTGGCGATCTCTCCTTCATGATCCGGGACGGCCGGATCGACCTGAACGCCCTGTTCGACCCCGATATGCTCGGCGACGATCTCGAGGCGTGGCTCGCCGAATCCGCGCTGATGAAGCGCACGTTCCGGAACTGCGCCATCATCTCCGGCCTGATCGCCCGCCGCCACACCGGCGAGGAGAAGAGCCGCCGTCAGGTGCTGTTCTCGACCGATCTCGTCTACGACGTATTGCAAAAACACCAGGCCGATCACGTGCTGCTGCGCGCCGCGCGCGCCGATGCCGCCACCGGCCTGCTCGACCTGCGTCGCCTCAGTGACATGCTGATGCGTATCCACGGCCGTATCACGCACCGGGAACTCGATCGCGTCTCCCCGCTCGCCGTCCCCGTGATGCTGGAAATCGGCCGCGAGTCAGTTTATGGCGAAGCTGCAGACGAATTGTTGGCGGAAGCCGCCGATGAGCTCGTCAAAGAGGCGATGGGATAA
- the pdeM gene encoding ligase-associated DNA damage response endonuclease PdeM: protein MRVSRVTISDVTFAADLSGALLWEEQRLLVVSDLHLEKGSSFATRGVLLPPYDTLATLSRLAAVIARHDPRMVIALGDSFHDRTAHERLSPDDRDAVAALQTGRDWIWISGNHDPMLPRDLGGTVADEVAIGPITFRHEPTGARGEIAGHLHPKARVSARGRAMERRCFACDGTRAVMPAFGAFAGGLSIRDAAFARVFPTNGFVAHLLGDRRVHAIAASRCS, encoded by the coding sequence ATGCGCGTGTCCAGAGTCACCATCAGCGATGTGACCTTCGCCGCCGATCTCTCCGGCGCGCTGTTGTGGGAAGAGCAGCGCCTGCTCGTCGTCTCCGACCTGCATCTGGAAAAAGGCTCCAGCTTTGCCACCCGCGGCGTGCTGCTGCCGCCTTACGATACGCTGGCAACGCTGAGCCGTCTCGCCGCCGTCATCGCCCGTCACGATCCCCGAATGGTGATCGCACTCGGCGACAGCTTTCACGATCGCACGGCGCATGAGCGCCTGTCGCCGGACGATCGCGATGCCGTCGCCGCGCTCCAGACCGGCCGCGACTGGATCTGGATATCAGGCAATCACGATCCGATGCTGCCGCGCGATCTCGGCGGCACCGTCGCCGACGAAGTTGCGATCGGCCCGATCACCTTCCGCCACGAGCCGACCGGTGCGCGCGGCGAGATCGCCGGCCATCTCCATCCCAAGGCGCGTGTCTCGGCGCGCGGCCGCGCGATGGAGCGCCGCTGCTTCGCCTGCGACGGGACGCGCGCGGTGATGCCGGCGTTCGGTGCCTTTGCCGGCGGCCTCAGCATCCGCGACGCCGCATTCGCAAGGGTCTTTCCGACCAACGGTTTTGTCGCTCATCTGCTGGGCGACCGCCGCGTCCACGCAATCGCGGCCTCGCGCTGCTCCTGA
- a CDS encoding DUF2865 domain-containing protein, whose product MRTVLSHARRRRRARLVAATLAAPLLAAPAPVSAEGLFDFFFGGIQQRLQRAVPQQANSYADPFTGQQNPATPQYVPPTRSAAAGGSGPAFCVRSCDGKYFPLMRGLASPAQMCQAFCPASATKVYFGASIDGAASQTGERYADSENAFAYRKALRADCTCNGREPVGLAPVDLALDSSLRAGDVIATTDGLVAYTGIRVGNDQAADFTPVASYPGLTAQVRARLGEMKVAPVRAETVSADAPASTEIVRETLPDVTVPKTPKPAKRAELD is encoded by the coding sequence TTGCGTACAGTCCTGTCCCATGCGCGCCGGCGGCGTCGCGCGAGGCTTGTGGCCGCCACTCTTGCAGCACCGCTGCTTGCGGCTCCGGCCCCGGTTTCGGCCGAAGGCCTGTTCGACTTCTTCTTCGGCGGCATTCAACAGCGGCTGCAGCGCGCGGTGCCGCAACAGGCGAACTCGTACGCCGATCCCTTCACTGGCCAGCAAAATCCCGCAACTCCGCAATATGTGCCGCCGACTCGGTCAGCCGCAGCAGGCGGTTCGGGCCCGGCCTTCTGCGTGCGCAGCTGCGACGGCAAGTATTTTCCGCTGATGCGCGGCCTCGCCTCGCCGGCACAGATGTGTCAGGCGTTCTGTCCTGCCAGCGCGACAAAAGTCTATTTCGGCGCCTCGATTGACGGCGCCGCGTCGCAGACCGGCGAGCGCTACGCCGACAGCGAGAACGCGTTCGCCTATCGCAAGGCGCTGCGCGCCGATTGCACCTGCAACGGCCGCGAGCCGGTCGGCCTTGCGCCGGTGGATCTCGCGCTGGACTCCTCGCTGAGGGCCGGCGACGTGATTGCCACCACCGACGGCCTCGTCGCCTATACCGGCATCCGCGTCGGCAACGACCAGGCTGCGGACTTCACCCCGGTTGCCTCCTATCCCGGCCTCACCGCCCAGGTCCGCGCCCGCCTCGGCGAGATGAAGGTGGCCCCGGTGCGTGCCGAAACCGTGTCGGCAGATGCGCCGGCGTCAACCGAGATCGTGCGTGAAACGCTGCCTGACGTGACCGTCCCGAAGACACCAAAGCCGGCCAAGCGTGCGGAGTTGGATTAG
- the pyrE gene encoding orotate phosphoribosyltransferase, with product MSKSASRARLFEIIRRRSFGRGEVTLASGRKSDFYFNLKPTMLDPEGATLLAELTFEALKDDQLDFIGGLEMGAVPLAGALAQISWIKGHPIAAFFVRKKPKQHGAKLAIEGLPKGETLEGKRVVIVEDVTTTGGSAMKAVESVRETGANVVLVLTMVDREEGATDTFGAAGLPFRSLYKASEFLKA from the coding sequence GTGTCGAAATCAGCCTCCCGCGCCCGCCTGTTCGAAATCATCCGCCGGCGATCATTCGGCCGCGGCGAGGTGACGCTCGCGTCGGGCCGCAAGAGCGATTTCTACTTCAACCTCAAGCCGACCATGCTCGACCCGGAGGGGGCAACCCTGCTCGCCGAACTCACTTTCGAGGCGCTGAAGGATGACCAGCTCGATTTCATCGGCGGGCTCGAGATGGGGGCGGTGCCGCTCGCCGGGGCGCTGGCGCAGATCTCCTGGATCAAGGGCCATCCGATCGCGGCCTTCTTCGTGCGCAAGAAGCCCAAGCAGCATGGCGCCAAGCTCGCGATCGAGGGTCTGCCCAAGGGCGAGACGCTGGAGGGCAAGCGCGTCGTGATCGTCGAGGACGTCACCACGACCGGCGGCTCGGCGATGAAGGCGGTGGAATCCGTGCGCGAGACCGGCGCCAACGTGGTGCTGGTGCTGACCATGGTCGACCGCGAGGAAGGAGCCACCGACACTTTTGGCGCGGCCGGGCTGCCGTTCCGCTCGCTATACAAGGCCTCGGAATTCTTGAAGGCGTGA
- a CDS encoding glutathione S-transferase family protein, translating to MTIELHTWNTPNGRKISVALEEMGLPYTVIPVNITKGEQMAPRFLELSPNNKIPAIVDPDGPDGRPVSIFESGAILLYLGEKTGKFLPKSLSARIPVYEWLMWQMGGFGPMPGQVHHFIALENEQDRAYGLKRYMAETRRLYGVLDRRLEGRDFVAGDLSIADFAILGWAWRHPRHKVELTDFPNVKRWYEALMARPAVKRGMEAKLD from the coding sequence ATGACCATCGAGCTGCACACCTGGAACACGCCGAACGGCCGCAAGATCTCGGTCGCGCTGGAGGAAATGGGGCTGCCATACACGGTGATCCCGGTGAACATCACCAAGGGCGAGCAGATGGCACCTCGGTTCCTCGAACTCTCCCCGAACAACAAGATCCCCGCGATCGTCGACCCCGACGGCCCGGACGGCAGGCCCGTCAGCATCTTCGAATCAGGCGCGATCCTGCTTTACCTCGGGGAAAAGACCGGCAAATTCCTGCCGAAATCGCTTTCCGCCCGGATCCCCGTCTATGAATGGCTGATGTGGCAGATGGGCGGCTTCGGCCCGATGCCGGGTCAGGTGCATCATTTCATCGCGCTCGAGAACGAGCAGGACCGCGCCTACGGCCTGAAGCGCTACATGGCCGAGACGCGCCGGCTCTACGGCGTGCTCGACCGCCGCCTGGAAGGACGCGACTTCGTCGCCGGTGACCTCTCGATCGCCGACTTTGCCATCCTGGGCTGGGCCTGGCGCCACCCTCGCCACAAGGTTGAGCTGACCGACTTCCCCAACGTCAAACGCTGGTACGAGGCCCTGATGGCCCGTCCGGCGGTGAAGCGGGGAATGGAAGCGAAGCTGGATTGA
- a CDS encoding LysE family translocator, with amino-acid sequence MPHTSALLGFALVCLGLVLTPGPNMIYLISRSITQGPAAGIVSLGGVALGFVFYMLCAAFGITALLLAIPFAYDALRFAGAGYMLWLAWQAVKPGGRSPVQVKTLSIDSPRKLFAMGFVTNLLNPKIAVLYLALLPQFIDPAAGSVLTQSVTLGAIQIAISVSVNAMIALGAGSIALFLANRPSWMLVQRWLMGTVLAGLAVRMAVEAKKV; translated from the coding sequence ATGCCCCACACCTCCGCCCTGCTCGGCTTTGCCCTCGTCTGTCTCGGTCTCGTGCTCACGCCGGGACCGAACATGATCTATCTGATCTCGCGCTCGATCACGCAGGGACCCGCGGCGGGCATCGTCTCGCTCGGCGGCGTGGCGCTGGGATTCGTGTTCTATATGCTATGCGCGGCGTTCGGCATCACCGCGCTGCTGCTTGCGATTCCCTTTGCCTATGACGCGCTGCGCTTTGCCGGCGCCGGCTACATGCTCTGGCTCGCCTGGCAGGCGGTGAAGCCGGGCGGGCGCTCGCCGGTTCAGGTGAAAACGCTTTCGATCGACAGCCCGCGCAAATTGTTCGCGATGGGCTTCGTCACCAATCTGCTCAACCCCAAGATCGCGGTGCTGTATCTGGCGCTGCTGCCGCAGTTCATCGATCCCGCCGCCGGCAGCGTGCTGACGCAGTCGGTGACGTTAGGGGCAATCCAGATCGCGATCAGCGTCAGCGTCAACGCGATGATCGCGCTCGGCGCCGGATCGATCGCGCTGTTCCTGGCAAACCGGCCGAGCTGGATGCTGGTGCAGCGCTGGCTGATGGGTACCGTGCTGGCTGGGCTTGCGGTGCGGATGGCTGTGGAAGCGAAGAAGGTGTGA
- the polA gene encoding DNA polymerase I has protein sequence MPKTSPTTSSKTQADTKAAAPEAAADTKPAATEAAKPVAAKAAGKGDHVFLVDGSSYIFRAYHALPPLNRKSDGLQVNAVLGFCNMLWKLLRDMPEDNRPTHLAIVFDKSEVTFRNAIYPEYKAHRPPAPDDLIPQFALIREAVRAFDLPCLEQVGFEADDLIATYVREACERGASATIVSSDKDLMQLVTDCVTMYDTMKDRRIGIPEVIEKFGVPPNKVVEVQALAGDSTDNVPGVPGIGIKTAAQLITEYGDLDQLLFRAGEIKQPKRREALLENAEKARISRKLVLLDDNVKLDVPLNDLAVHEPDARKLIAFLKAMEFTTLTRRVAEYSQIDPANVDADPGYAKGASVFSPLPPSDVIPTPGTGTPAQARPNEHNKSASKEDKAASPKGAPISLAAAREEALRKLPVDRSKYQAIKTLKELNAFIARIRDAGHVAIETRANSIDPMQADLCGIALALAPNEACYVPLAHKQSGGGAGLFDAGLAPDQVKHTDAIEALRPVLESAGVLKIGFDVKFTAVMLAQHGITLRNTDDAQLISYVLDAGRGSHALESLSERWFGHAMLKESELLGSGKGKITFDQAPIEKAAALSAEGADVALRVWRVLKPRLVAEHMTAVYETLERPLVAVLARMERRGISIDRQVLSRLSGDFAQTAARVEAEIQEIAGEPVNVGSPKQIGDILFGKMGLPGGTKTKTGAWSTTAQVLDELAEQGHDFPKKILEWRQVSKLKSTYTDALPTYVNPQTHRVHTTYALAATTTGRLSSNEPNLQNIPVRTDDGRKIRRAFIATPGHKLVSADYSQIELRLLAEIADIPVLKQAFRDGLDIHAMTASEMFGVPIKGMPSEIRRRAKAINFGIIYGISAFGLANQLGIAREEASAYIKKYFERFPGIRAYMDETRDFCRSHGYVTTLFGRKMYYPDIKASNASVRAFNERAAINARLQGTAADIIRRAMTRVEDALAAKKLSAQMLLQVHDELIFEVPDAEVEATLPVVQHVMQDAPFPAVLLSVPLHVDARAANNWDEAH, from the coding sequence ATGCCCAAAACCTCGCCGACGACATCCTCGAAGACCCAAGCTGACACCAAGGCTGCTGCACCCGAGGCCGCTGCCGATACCAAGCCCGCCGCGACAGAAGCTGCCAAACCGGTCGCGGCGAAGGCGGCCGGCAAGGGCGACCACGTCTTCCTGGTCGACGGTTCCTCCTACATCTTCCGCGCCTATCATGCGCTGCCGCCGCTGAACCGCAAGTCCGACGGGCTGCAGGTCAACGCCGTGCTCGGCTTCTGCAACATGCTGTGGAAGCTCCTGCGCGACATGCCCGAGGACAACCGGCCGACGCATCTGGCCATCGTGTTCGACAAGTCGGAAGTCACGTTCCGCAACGCGATCTATCCCGAATACAAGGCGCACCGGCCGCCGGCTCCCGACGATCTGATCCCGCAATTCGCGCTGATCCGCGAAGCCGTGCGCGCCTTCGACCTGCCCTGCCTGGAACAGGTCGGCTTCGAGGCCGACGATCTCATTGCAACCTATGTGCGCGAGGCCTGCGAACGCGGCGCGAGCGCCACCATCGTGTCCTCCGACAAGGACCTGATGCAGCTCGTGACCGATTGCGTCACCATGTACGACACCATGAAGGACCGCCGCATCGGCATCCCCGAGGTCATCGAGAAGTTCGGCGTGCCGCCGAACAAGGTCGTCGAGGTGCAGGCCCTCGCCGGCGATTCCACCGACAACGTGCCTGGCGTGCCCGGCATCGGCATCAAGACCGCGGCCCAGTTGATCACCGAATATGGCGACCTCGACCAATTGTTGTTCCGTGCCGGCGAGATCAAGCAGCCCAAGCGCCGCGAGGCGCTGCTGGAGAACGCGGAAAAGGCGCGGATCTCGCGAAAACTCGTGCTGCTCGACGACAACGTGAAGCTGGACGTGCCGCTCAACGACCTCGCCGTCCACGAGCCCGATGCCCGCAAGCTGATCGCCTTCCTGAAGGCGATGGAGTTCACCACCCTGACGCGGCGGGTTGCGGAGTATTCGCAGATCGACCCTGCCAATGTCGACGCCGACCCCGGCTATGCGAAAGGCGCCAGCGTCTTCTCGCCGCTGCCGCCCTCGGACGTCATTCCGACGCCGGGGACCGGCACGCCAGCGCAGGCGCGGCCGAACGAGCACAATAAATCGGCGAGCAAGGAGGACAAGGCCGCCAGCCCCAAGGGCGCGCCGATCTCGCTCGCCGCTGCGCGCGAAGAGGCTTTGCGCAAGCTCCCGGTCGATCGGAGCAAGTATCAGGCGATCAAGACGCTCAAAGAGCTCAACGCCTTCATCGCGCGCATTCGCGATGCCGGCCATGTCGCGATCGAGACGAGGGCGAACTCGATCGATCCGATGCAGGCCGATCTCTGCGGCATCGCGCTGGCGCTGGCGCCGAACGAGGCCTGCTATGTGCCACTGGCGCACAAACAGTCCGGCGGCGGCGCCGGCCTGTTCGACGCCGGCCTCGCACCCGACCAGGTCAAGCACACCGATGCGATCGAGGCGTTGCGGCCGGTGCTGGAATCGGCAGGCGTTCTCAAGATCGGCTTCGACGTCAAATTCACCGCCGTGATGCTGGCACAGCACGGCATCACCTTGCGCAACACCGACGATGCGCAATTGATCTCCTATGTGCTCGATGCAGGGCGCGGCTCGCATGCGCTGGAATCGCTGTCCGAGCGCTGGTTCGGTCATGCCATGCTGAAGGAGAGCGAGCTGCTCGGCAGCGGCAAGGGCAAGATCACCTTCGATCAGGCGCCGATCGAGAAGGCCGCTGCGCTGTCGGCCGAAGGCGCCGACGTCGCCTTGCGGGTCTGGCGCGTGCTGAAGCCGCGGCTCGTCGCCGAGCACATGACCGCGGTCTACGAGACTCTGGAGCGGCCGCTGGTCGCGGTGCTTGCGCGCATGGAGCGGCGGGGCATCTCGATCGACCGCCAGGTCTTGTCGCGGCTGTCCGGCGACTTTGCCCAGACTGCGGCCCGCGTCGAGGCCGAGATCCAGGAGATCGCGGGCGAGCCGGTCAATGTCGGCAGCCCCAAGCAGATCGGCGACATCCTGTTCGGCAAGATGGGATTGCCCGGCGGCACCAAGACGAAAACCGGCGCGTGGTCCACCACCGCGCAAGTGCTCGACGAGCTCGCCGAACAGGGCCACGATTTCCCGAAGAAAATTCTGGAGTGGCGCCAGGTCTCAAAGCTGAAATCGACCTACACCGACGCGCTGCCGACCTATGTCAATCCGCAGACCCATCGCGTGCACACGACCTACGCGCTGGCGGCGACCACGACCGGGCGACTGTCGTCGAACGAGCCGAATTTGCAGAACATCCCGGTGCGCACCGACGACGGCAGAAAAATCCGCCGTGCCTTCATCGCGACGCCAGGGCACAAGCTGGTGTCGGCCGATTATTCTCAGATCGAGCTGCGGCTGCTCGCCGAGATCGCCGACATTCCCGTGCTGAAGCAGGCGTTCCGCGACGGGCTCGACATTCACGCCATGACGGCGTCGGAAATGTTCGGCGTGCCGATCAAGGGCATGCCGAGCGAGATCCGCCGCCGCGCCAAGGCGATCAATTTCGGCATCATCTATGGCATCTCCGCGTTCGGCCTCGCCAACCAGCTCGGCATCGCCCGCGAGGAGGCCTCGGCCTACATCAAGAAATATTTCGAGCGCTTCCCCGGCATCCGCGCCTACATGGACGAGACGCGCGATTTCTGCCGGAGCCACGGCTACGTCACCACGCTGTTCGGCCGGAAGATGTACTATCCCGACATCAAGGCTTCGAACGCCTCGGTTCGCGCCTTCAACGAGCGCGCCGCGATCAATGCGCGGCTGCAGGGCACCGCCGCCGATATCATCCGCCGCGCCATGACGCGGGTGGAGGACGCGCTGGCCGCAAAGAAGCTGTCGGCGCAGATGCTGCTTCAGGTCCATGACGAACTGATTTTCGAGGTGCCGGACGCCGAGGTCGAGGCGACGCTCCCGGTCGTGCAGCACGTGATGCAGGACGCGCCGTTCCCGGCCGTGCTGCTGTCGGTGCCGCTGCATGTCGACGCGCGCGCCGCGAACAACTGGGACGAGGCGCATTGA